The genomic segment AATTCACCTCGTCTTGCGATATCGCCAAGGCCAAGCTATCGGCGGCATCGGTGAACTACGAGAACGTGGCTGGCGCACCGGGTTCGGTCGCCACCATCAAGATCGGTGAAAAAATCCTCACCTCGTACGATGCGAACGGTCTGTCCAAGGAAGACGCTGCCGCCAAAGATAAAGCATTCTCGACAGAGCTGGCCGGTGATATCAAGGGTGCAGGCTATCCAAGCAAGGCTGATCCCGAGCAGATGAACAAACCGATGGTGCTGCTGCTTCTGTTCATCCTGGTGATCTACGTCACCATGGTGTATGGCCCGATTGCAGCAATGCTGGTGGAAATGTTCCCTACCCGTATTCGCTACACTTCGATGTCCATGCCTTACCACATCGGCAACGGCTGGTTCGGCGGTTTGCTGCCAACCACAGCTTTCGCTCTGGTTGCCTTCAAGGGCGACATCTACTACGGCCTGTGGTATCCGATCGTGATTGCCGCCGCAACTTTCGTCATCGGCATGCTGTTTGTCAAGGAAACCAAGGACAACGATATCTACCAGACCGAGCGCTCTTGAAAAATATGGCATATCCTTACGGCTATGCCTGAGCAGCGTAAAAAAAGCCGCCAGATGATTCTGGCGGCTTTTTTCATTTTGCCAACTGTCCATGCGGCCCGATATTTGCTATTGTCGGGCGTTGGCAGCAGATAACCATGATCTAACCCGTAGCCAGCCGTACTTAAACAAGAAGCCCTCCTCATACGTATCGTCGCTGCCACCATCCATCTCACTTATCAATGACAATTGCGTTGCTTCCCGCTTCGCCGTAACTTTCCAATATGAAGACACCAACCAGATTAGGTACTCCGCTTTCCTCTTCCGCCACCAAGGTCATGCTGCTGGGCTCCGGCGAGCTCGGCAAGGAAGTCATTATTTCGCTGCAACGCCTGGGCGTCGAAGTCATCGCCGTCGATCGCTATCCTAATGCGCCCGGCCATCAGGTTGCACATCGTTCGCACGTGATCAACATGACCGATGGCGCCGCTTTGGAAGCGCTGATTGCGCTGGAGCAGCCGGACCTGGTGGTTCCTGAAATCGAGGCGATCGCGACTGAAACCCTGGTGGCGCTGGAAGCCGCCGGTAAAGTCACCGTGATCCCAACCGCCCGCGCCGCCTGGCTGACCATGAACCGCGAAGGCATCCGTCGCCTGGCCGGCGAAACGCTGGCGCTGGCGACTTCGCCTTACCGCTTTGCCAATAACCTGGATGAACTGAAAGCCGCTTGCTCGGTGATCGGTTTTCCTTGCGTGATCAAGCCGGTGATGTCGTCTTCTGGCAAAGGCCAGTCGAAAATCGACAGCGCCGATGAAGTGGAAGCCGCCTGGGCTTATGCCGCAGCCGGCGGCCGGGTCGATGCAGGCCGTGTGATCGTCGAAGGTTTTATCGATTTCGACTACGAAATCACCTTGTTGACAGTGCGAGCGCTGCAAGCAGACGGTAGCGTCGCCACCCACTTCTGCGAACCGATCGGCCACGTCCAGGTGCAAGGCGACTATGTCGAATCCTGGCAACCGCATCCCATGCATCCGGAAGCCTTGCTCAAGGCCCGCGATATCGCCAAGAAGGTAACCGATAACCTGGGCGGCCTGGGCTTGTTCGGGGTTGAGCTATTCGTCAAGAATGAAATGGTCTGGTTTTCCGAAGTCAGCCCGCGCCCGCATGATACCGGCATGGTCACCATGGCTAGCCAGCAGCAAAGCGAATTCGAGTTGCACGCCAAGGCCATCCTCGGCTTGCCAGTCAACGTTGCATTGCGTAGCCCGGCGGCTTCAGCAGTGATCTATGGCCAGCATGACGCCAAGGGAATTGGCTTTGAATGCGTGGCGGATGCGCTGCGCGTTCCAGGCGCGGATATCCGCCTGTTCGGCAAACCGGAATCCTTCGCCCGCCGCCGCATGGGTGTGGCGCTGGCCACTGCGGATGATGTAGAGACTGCACGTATCCGCGCCAAGCAGGCGGCGGCCAAAGTGAAACCGGTTATCGCTGAATAAGCGGCAACTGATATTTAAGCGGTAACGACCTTGTCCGCGAAAGGCGTGAGAAATACAAGGAGCACGAGAAGCACCAGAAGAAATTCAAAAACCACTTTTTCGTGCATTGCGTATTTTTCGCGGATAAGTTTCGAGCAAACAGCAGCAAACAGCAACAGAGACGTCGCCATCATGGCGATCCTATAAAACAATAACCAATCATTCGCCATGAAATTTGATGTCGCCATTATCGGTAGCGGGCTTGCCGGCCTGTCAGTCGCCCTGCACCTCGCTGAAACCAACAAGGTCGCAGTCATCTCCAAACGCGCGCTGCTCGACGGCGCCAGCAACTGGGCCCAGGGCGGCATCGCCGCTGTGCTTGATTCCGGCGACAGCCATGAACAGCACATCAACGACACGCTGATCGCAGGCGCCGGCCTGTGCGACGAAAGCGCGACCCGCTTTATCGTTGAAAACGGCAAGGCCGCGATCGAATGGCTGATTGAACAAGGGGTACCGTTCACGCCTGACGCCAGCGCTGAAATGGGCTTCCATCTGACCCGTGAAGGCGGCCACAGCCAGCGCCGCATCATCCATGCCGCCGACGCCACCGGCCATGCGGTGCAGGTGACGCTGGAGCAGAAAGTGCGCGCCCATCCCAATATCACGTTGCTGGAAGACCATTACGCGATTGACCTGATCACCTCGAAGAAGGTAGCCACCGGCGACGCCGACAAAAGCGGTCCGCGCTGCCTCGGTCTGTACGCCAAGAACGTCAAGACCGGCAAGGTGCTTACTTTATCCGCTAGCCACACGGTGCTGGCCACCGGCGGCGCCGGCAAGGTCTACCTGTACACCACCAATCCCGACAGCGCTACCGGCGACGGTATCGCCATGGCGTGGCGCGCCGGTTGCCGGGTCGCCAATATGGAA from the Collimonas arenae genome contains:
- the purT gene encoding formate-dependent phosphoribosylglycinamide formyltransferase produces the protein MKTPTRLGTPLSSSATKVMLLGSGELGKEVIISLQRLGVEVIAVDRYPNAPGHQVAHRSHVINMTDGAALEALIALEQPDLVVPEIEAIATETLVALEAAGKVTVIPTARAAWLTMNREGIRRLAGETLALATSPYRFANNLDELKAACSVIGFPCVIKPVMSSSGKGQSKIDSADEVEAAWAYAAAGGRVDAGRVIVEGFIDFDYEITLLTVRALQADGSVATHFCEPIGHVQVQGDYVESWQPHPMHPEALLKARDIAKKVTDNLGGLGLFGVELFVKNEMVWFSEVSPRPHDTGMVTMASQQQSEFELHAKAILGLPVNVALRSPAASAVIYGQHDAKGIGFECVADALRVPGADIRLFGKPESFARRRMGVALATADDVETARIRAKQAAAKVKPVIAE